One genomic segment of Synergistaceae bacterium includes these proteins:
- a CDS encoding FkbM family methyltransferase: MDQYFDEKIITPRLASDEVFIDGGCLDFEISEILLKKAPSVKKIYAFEPERSAIDCIKRNALKCGCDCVDIQEAAVWSSNATLKFITSEVNKSRSRLGDEGTVEIKARSIDSVVAPEDKVTFIKFDIEGAELEGLKGATETIKRDKPKLAICIYHKPNDYYEIGEYIKSLVPEYKAYIRHYYCMAAETVLYCVI, encoded by the coding sequence ATGGATCAATACTTTGACGAAAAGATAATTACCCCACGACTGGCAAGTGATGAAGTGTTCATAGACGGTGGGTGCCTCGATTTTGAAATCAGTGAAATATTGCTTAAAAAAGCGCCGTCTGTCAAAAAGATTTACGCTTTTGAGCCGGAAAGAAGCGCGATTGACTGCATAAAGCGGAATGCCCTGAAATGCGGATGCGACTGCGTTGACATACAAGAAGCGGCGGTTTGGTCATCGAACGCAACGCTTAAATTTATCACAAGTGAGGTCAACAAGTCACGCTCGCGTCTCGGAGACGAAGGCACTGTTGAAATCAAAGCACGGTCTATTGACAGCGTTGTCGCGCCCGAAGATAAAGTCACGTTCATCAAATTCGACATAGAGGGCGCGGAGCTGGAAGGTCTGAAAGGCGCGACGGAAACGATCAAGCGCGACAAGCCGAAGTTGGCCATTTGCATTTACCATAAGCCGAACGATTACTACGAGATTGGCGAGTATATAAAATCACTTGTACCTGAGTATAAAGCGTATATACGTCACTACTATTGTATGGCTGCTGAAACGGTACTTTACTGTGTAATATAA
- a CDS encoding radical SAM protein — MPSHIKPIAGAFDRVPLAETVPLKSPLSLYVFPSNACNFRCTYCAHSMKKDELREVYGIENDFMSLDTMRKIVEQSKAFDPYKVMLFVSQGEPLLNMQLPQMIKLASDNDLAGRYEIISNGSLLTKGYSDALIDSGLTNLRVSLQGLDPQNYRDTCGVAVDVEKLRGELEYFYRHKRGGMGLFVKVMDVALPDGGEERFYKIFGDICDRMYVEHVQPVYHAVDVPRSAALSDRYGNKHAPRFVCPFPFYQLCVWPSGDVHPCDAIYRPVTLGNVHTSTLEQMWNGGILREFRLNQLRGGYKTLPKCENCCAPDDCSNAMDVLDGKREFLISKIEASL, encoded by the coding sequence ATGCCGTCACACATCAAACCCATTGCGGGCGCGTTCGACAGAGTGCCGCTTGCGGAAACCGTACCGCTGAAATCTCCGTTGTCGCTGTATGTTTTTCCGAGCAACGCATGTAATTTCCGTTGCACTTACTGCGCCCACAGCATGAAAAAGGACGAGCTTCGCGAGGTGTACGGCATAGAGAACGATTTTATGAGCCTTGACACTATGCGTAAAATCGTGGAGCAAAGCAAGGCGTTTGACCCGTACAAGGTAATGTTATTCGTGTCGCAGGGCGAACCGCTGCTTAACATGCAGCTTCCTCAGATGATCAAACTCGCGTCGGATAACGACCTTGCTGGACGCTACGAGATAATCAGCAATGGCAGTTTGCTCACGAAGGGATATTCAGACGCGCTGATAGACTCGGGACTGACAAATCTACGCGTATCTTTGCAGGGACTTGACCCACAAAATTACCGAGACACGTGCGGCGTTGCGGTCGATGTAGAAAAACTGCGCGGGGAACTGGAATATTTCTATCGGCACAAGCGCGGCGGTATGGGGCTGTTCGTCAAGGTTATGGACGTTGCGCTACCCGACGGTGGCGAGGAACGGTTTTATAAAATATTCGGCGATATATGCGACCGAATGTACGTCGAACACGTTCAGCCCGTATACCACGCCGTTGACGTTCCGCGATCCGCCGCGCTCAGCGACCGTTACGGTAACAAACACGCGCCGCGTTTTGTCTGTCCGTTTCCGTTCTACCAACTGTGCGTGTGGCCCAGCGGCGACGTTCACCCGTGTGACGCAATCTACCGTCCCGTGACACTCGGTAACGTTCACACATCAACGCTCGAACAAATGTGGAACGGGGGAATATTGCGCGAATTTCGACTGAATCAACTTCGCGGCGGATACAAAACGCTTCCGAAATGTGAGAACTGCTGCGCCCCGGACGATTGTTCGAACGCGATGGACGTTTTGGATGGCAAGCGGGAATTTTTGATTTCAAAAATAGAGGCATCATTATGA
- a CDS encoding radical SAM protein, whose product MSVHIFPSYCCNFRCNYCVHSLSAEQLREMDFVKQNMSFETYERAVSEFTKQPTPLKALIFAGHGEPLTHPRIADMVKLAKQHNIAERVEIVTNGSLLTREMSDALIEAGLDRMRISLQGCDADAYKRVCGVDVDFNEFVGNNEYFYQQKRETDLYVKIIDIALDEQNDAEKFHKIFDGISDTAVVEHLYPFIRLIDHGTLGGDLTLGKDTEQKAMSVNICAMPFYMAVIMPGGDVGGCCAVEAPVIFGNILRESFSEIWNGDTRREFLRLQIGGRRRNKCCAVCNSPDYGTHDADYLDKDSDKLINLFGGKTLYSEEKHCDKHTD is encoded by the coding sequence ATGTCTGTGCATATTTTTCCGTCGTACTGTTGCAACTTTCGCTGTAACTACTGCGTGCATAGTCTCTCGGCGGAGCAGCTTCGTGAGATGGATTTCGTCAAACAGAATATGTCGTTCGAGACGTATGAACGCGCCGTAAGCGAATTCACCAAGCAGCCAACGCCCCTAAAAGCGCTCATCTTCGCGGGTCACGGAGAGCCGCTGACGCATCCGAGAATTGCTGATATGGTCAAACTCGCGAAACAGCACAATATCGCGGAGCGCGTTGAAATTGTGACTAACGGCAGTCTGCTGACACGCGAGATGTCGGACGCGCTAATTGAAGCGGGTCTTGACCGTATGCGGATTTCACTGCAAGGATGCGACGCGGACGCCTATAAGCGTGTGTGTGGAGTTGATGTTGACTTTAATGAATTTGTCGGCAATAACGAATATTTTTACCAACAAAAGCGCGAGACTGACTTATATGTTAAGATTATAGACATCGCTCTCGATGAGCAAAACGACGCAGAAAAATTTCACAAAATCTTTGACGGCATAAGCGATACGGCGGTTGTAGAACATTTGTACCCGTTCATACGACTGATTGACCACGGCACGCTCGGCGGGGACTTGACGCTCGGTAAAGACACGGAACAAAAAGCGATGAGCGTCAACATTTGCGCCATGCCGTTCTATATGGCGGTGATTATGCCTGGCGGCGATGTCGGCGGTTGCTGTGCGGTCGAAGCTCCCGTGATTTTCGGCAATATCCTGCGCGAGAGTTTCAGCGAGATTTGGAACGGCGACACGCGCCGCGAATTCCTGCGGCTGCAAATTGGCGGCAGGCGCCGAAACAAGTGCTGCGCCGTCTGCAACTCGCCGGATTACGGTACGCACGACGCCGACTATTTGGATAAAGACAGCGACAAACTCATCAATTTATTCGGAGGAAAAACACTTTATTCGGAGGAAAAACATTGTGACAAACACACTGACTGA